One window of the Camelina sativa cultivar DH55 chromosome 1, Cs, whole genome shotgun sequence genome contains the following:
- the LOC104792866 gene encoding UDP-glycosyltransferase 73B4-like, whose protein sequence is MNREKIHILFFPFMAHGHMIPVLDMAKLFASRGAKSTLITTPINAKILEKPIEAFKVQNPDFEIGIKIFNFPCVELELPEGCENGDFINSYQKSDSGDLFVKFILSTKYMKHQLENFIETTKSSALVADMFFPWATESAEKFGVPRLVFHGTSVFALCCSYNMRIHKPHKKVATSSTPFVIPGLPGEEIVMTTDQANVVFDEETLFGKFWKEVRESEISSFGVLVNSFYELESAYADFYSSSVAKRVWHIGPLSLSNKEFAEKAGRGKKATIDEEECLKWLDSKTPGSVVYMSFGSRTSFTNEQLLEIASGLEGSGQNFIWVVRKNENQGENDEWLPKGFEERTRGKGLIIRGWAPQVLILDHIAVGGFVTHCGWNSAMEGIAAGLPMVTWPMGAEQFYNEKQLTKVLRIGVNVGATELVRKGKRISRKEVEKAVREVIVGEEVEERRIRAKKLGEMVKAAVEKGGSSYNNVSKFMEELNGLK, encoded by the exons ATGAACAGAGAGAAAATTCATATTTTGTTCTTCCCCTTCATGGCTCATGGTCACATGATTCCAGTTCTAGACATGGCCAAGCTTTTCGCAAGCAGAGGAGCCAAATCAACCCTCATCACAACTCCAATCAATGCTAAGATCTTGGAGAAACCTATTGAAGCATTCAAAGTTCAAAATCCTGACTTCGAAATCGGAATCAAGATCTTCAACTTCCCTTGTGTAGAGCTAGAATTGCCTGAAGGATGCGAGAACGGTGACTTCATCAACTCATACCAAAAATCTGACTCAGGTGACTTGTTCGTGAAGTTTATTCTCTCTACTAAGTATATGAAACATCAGTTGGAGAATTTCATTGAAACAACCAAATCAAGTGCTCTTGTGGCCGATATGTTCTTCCCTTGGGCGACAGAATCTGCTGAGAAGTTCGGTGTGCCAAGACTTGTGTTCCACGGCACGTCAGTCTTTGCCTTGTGTTGTTCGTATAACATGAGGATTCATAAGCCTCACAAGAAAGTCGCTACGAGTTCTACTCCTTTTGTAATCCCAGGTCTTCCAGGGGAGGAGATAGTAATGACAACAGACCAAGCCAATGTTGTTTTTGACGAAGAAACTCTATTTGGAAAGTTTTGGAAAGAGGTCAGGGAATCAGAGATCAGTAGTTTTGGTGTTTTGGTGAATAGCTTCTACGAGCTGGAATCTGCTTATGCTGATTTTTACAGTAGTTCTGTGGCGAAAAGAGTTTGGCATATTGGTCCGCTTTCACTATCTAACAAAGAGTTTGCCGAGAAAGCCGGAAGAGGGAAAAAGGCAACCATTGATGAGGAAGAATGCCTCAAATGGCTCGACTCTAAGACACCTGGTTCAGTAGTTTACATGTCCTTTGGCAGCCGAACTAGCTTCACCAACGAACAGCTGTTAGAGATCGCTTCCGGTCTTGAAGGCTCTGGACAAAACTTCATCTGGGTGGTTAGGAAAAATGAAAACCAAG GTGAAAATGATGAGTGGTTGCCTAAAGGGTTTGAGGAGAGGACTAGAGGAAAAGGGCTGATAATACGCGGATGGGCCCCGCAAGTGCTGATACTTGACCACATAGCAGTAGGAGGATTTGTGACgcattgtggatggaactcggCTATGGAGGGCATTGCCGCAGGGCTGCCTATGGTAACTTGGCCGATGGGGGCGGAACAGTTTTACAACGAGAAGCAATTGACAAAAGTTTTGAGGATAGGAGTGAACGTGGGAGCTACCGAGTTGGTGAGAAAAGGAAAGCGAATTAGTAGAAAGGAAGTGGAGAAAGCAGTGAGGGAAGTGATAGTTGGAGAAGAGGTAGAAGAAAGGCGGATACGGGCTAAGAAGCTAGGCGAGATGGTTAAAGCAGCTGTGGAGAAAGGAGGTTCTTCTTATAATAATGTTAGCAAGTTTATGGAAGAGTTGAATGGTCTAAAGTAA